From Primulina tabacum isolate GXHZ01 chromosome 2, ASM2559414v2, whole genome shotgun sequence, one genomic window encodes:
- the LOC142537018 gene encoding patatin-like protein 5 codes for MSMGLEHALDGKKLLVLSLGTGIAQSVGRKYKAREAANWGVVGWVYNEGVTPLIEASQDASSDMVDIHIFTLFQLLGNEENYLCIQEDRLTGDATLLDVSTNLNLQNLVQLGKSLLKKPVSWFNLETGTAEPVQGEGTNEVALIRLAKWLSEEKKARSR; via the exons ATGTCGATGGGCTTAGAACATGCCCTGGATGGCAAGAAGTTACTGGTCCTATCGCTTGGCACGGGAATAGCCCAATCTGTTGGACGTAAGTACAAGGCAAGGGAGGCTGCCAATTGGGGAGTGGTGGGTTGGGTATACAACGAAGGAGTCACCCCGTTGATCGAAGCTTCTCAGGATGCGAGCTCTGATATGGTTGATATTCATATCTTCACTTTATTCCAATTATTGGGCAACGAAGAAAATTATCTATGTATACAG GAAGATAGATTGACCGGAGACGCGACGCTGCTCGATGTTTCGACTAACTTGAATTTGCAGAACCTTGTCCAACTCGGAAAGAGCTTATTGAAGAAACCTGTTTCGTGGTTTAATCTGGAGACAGGCACGGCGGAGCCAGTTCAGGGAGAGGGCACCAATGAGGTAGCTCTTATCCGGTTAGCCAAGTGGCTGTCGGAGGAAAAGAAAGCCCGGTCCCGTTAA